CTACGGGGAATCCATTGGTCTGGTCGAAGCGAGCGCTGAGGCCGATGAGGTAACCGATGAAATCCGTGTACCAGCTGCTGTAAGCGCTCGCATCCACGTAGAACTTCTCGGCGTGCGTGCCGCGGTATCCAGCCTCGATGGTGCGCACCTGTTCCGGCCGCAGGCGGTCCACGTTGAAGTAGTCGAGCTTCGAGAGGCCTTCGAGCAGGGTGGGCGAGGAGCGGTATTCGTTGAAGCTCTCCACCGTGATCAGGCTGTCGCGGCCGTCCTCGAACTGTCCTTCCACATTCCCCAGCAGGATGGCGCGCCCCACATTGTAGTAGAGGTATTGATCTGCGAGCGTCGGGTTGCGCACCGCGCTGCTGAAGCTCACACGGAAGGTGCGGTCCTGACGAGGCACGTAGACGAAGGAGAGGGCCGGGGAGAGCAGGGCATTGAAATTCTGGTTCTTGTCCATGCGCAGCGTGGCGGTGGCCTTCAGCTTGTCCTTCATCAGCTTCTTCTCCAAGCCGGCATAGAGCCCGAATTCGTTGTTCCGGATCACCACATCGCCGGTGTCGCGGAAGATGGTGCCCGCGCTGTTGGGCATGTATTGCCGGAAGCTGCCTCCCACGGCGATCTCCCCGAACTTCGGCTTGAAGCGGTACTCGCCCATGGCGTGCGCGAGCTGGCTCCGGTCGTAGAAGAGCGATCCGCCCTCTGTGAAGCGCTTGCCGCGTATCTCATCCAGCTTCTCGTTGAAGCGCTGCGTGCCCGCGGCGTAGGATGGATTCAATTCATTGTTGTCGATCACAGCGATGCTATCGGCCACCTCGTTGTGGTAGCCCGTGAACAGCCCGCTGTTGTCAGCGACGAATTGCTGGATGTAGGAATCGTAGGCAGCTTGCGATGTGATGCCCGCACCCGGCGCTTCCTGCACCGTGATGAAATCAGGGCGTTCGTTGTTGATGCGCGGCTTGATCCAGGTCTCCCAAAGGGTGAAGTACTTGATGTTCCACTCGCGAGTCTCGCCAGCGGCCTCCTGCAGGCGCACACCGGTGGTGAAGATGTCATACGTCCTGCCGGCATCCTCGCCGGTATAGTAGCCGCGCAGGAACCACTTGCCTTCCTTGCGCACCTCGAGCCGCTGCTGCCAGAATCGCACGCCATCCAAGCGGTAGCGGTTCTCGCCTTGATAGACCGTGCTGCCCGTGCTGTAGTTGGCGGCGGCGATCACCTCCACGCTGTCGGTGATCTTGTAGTGCAGCGCAGCACCTGCCTTCAGGTTGTGGGTCCCGTAGTCAACCAGATCCTCCTCGCGGTAACCCGGTCGCAGGAAGAGGCCAAGGCCGGGATAGGTCCTGCGGTCGAAGGCGTTATTGCTGAAGTCATTGTTCACCGTCACATTCTCATCGCCATAGATGTTCACGGCATCGAATCGGCCGGGATTGCCCGGCTGCGCCGGGCTGTTGCTCGTGGCGCTGTAGTCCTGTGCGTACCAATCCTCGGCGCGCATGCCGAACACGTTCAGCTTGTAGGCGAAGCGCTGCTTGCCATCCTTGTCCTTGAAAACCTGCGCCCAGCGCACCGCGCCCTCCAGCAGCCCGCGCTCGCCGCCCTTGGCGCTCACGCTCAAGCCGGGGAAGTTCCACGGGCTCTTGGTGGTCATGCTCACCACGCCATTGAAGGCCCCTGGGCCATAGTAGGCCGTGCTGGCTCCGGCGATCACATCCACCTTCATCACGTCGAGGTCGCTCGCGCCGAGGAAGTTGCCGAGCGAGAAGTTGAGTCCGGGGCTCTGGTTGTCCACGCCGTCGATCAGCTGCAGGGGAGCGCACGGGGCTGGTGCTGTTGAAGCCGCGCGTGTTGAGCACCTTGAAGCCCATGCTCGCCGCGGTCATGTCCACGCCCTTGAGGGTGCCGAGGCTCTCGTAGAAGTCGCCGCTGGGCGCTTCGCGGATGGCGATCACATCCATGCTCTCCACCGTGAGCGGCGCCTGTTTCTGCTTCTCGCTGATCCGGCTGCCCACCACTTCGGTCTCACCCAGCAGCACCTGATCGGTGCTGAGCTTCAGCTTCAATTCCTTGTCGAGGCTCTTCACCACCAGCTCGAATTGCGTGTAGCCGATGTAGCTGACCACCAGGGTATACGGCGGCAGCTCGCTCACCAGCAGCTCGAACCGCCCATCGATGTCGGTCACGGCGCCGATGGTGGTGCCCTTCAGCACCACGTTGGCGCCGATGAGGGTCTCACCCGTTGTGCCGTCGCTCACCGTGCCGCGCAGCTTGTACTGCTGGGCATGGGCCGCCGCCGTGCAGCAGCAGCAAGGCACAAGGAAGCGGATGAATCCGCGCAGGAGCTTTCGCAGTGCGGGCATGCGGTTGGGGGTTGCGCCGGGAAGATAGAGGCGGCATTCAGATCCCCCGCGCCATGGCCGCTGCCATGAGCACCATGAGCAGGAGCAAGGGCAATTGTGCGAAGGTGAGCCGTGCGAGGAGCGGCGCCTTCTCCAGCGGGATCGCGCTGTTCCGCTTGAAGGCCGCGCGCCAACGGATCAGCGTGATCATGGGGAGCAGTTCCAGTGCGAGCACGAGCAGGAAGAGGCCCATCTTGCCGATGAACCAGTGGCTCTCCAGGTAGTAATCGCTGCCTTTCTCCGCACCGCCGAAGGCGCGCCACAGCCCGGTGCCGATCCAGATCAGCGCGGCGAGCCCATACCAGTTGTCGGCGTGGAAAACGTCGGGCAGGTCGGCCGCAGTGGTGGTGCGACGCAATGCCCGGCCACGGGCATACACGGCAGCGATGCCGATGGCGAGGGCCAGCAGATGCAGGAACGGAAGCAGCAAATACTCAAGTGACACGGCAGTCCGTCTTCAGCGGTCCTGAATCATCAGGCAACCAGTGATGGAGGTGCTTCGGGGTCCGGACACGCGGACAACATAGAGGCCTGGCGCAAGTTGCTCACAGGGTATGCTCACCATGCGCGAACGCATCGGGACAGTGATCAAAGCGCGTCCGCGGATATCCATCAGGGCCAGACTGGCACCAGGCTCGGGAGGTGCTTCCAGAATCGCGGTGGCAGTGGTGCTCGCCGGATTCGGGGAATAGCTTCAGGCCGCCCGCTGGCATGAATGCGCTTCCAACGGACGTGATAGCGATGGGCGCAGTGATGGCCAGGCAACCAAAGATGCTCGTCACTTCAACAGCGTATGCGCCGGGTCCGAACGGCTGGATCGTCTGACTCGTTTCCCCGAACAAGGGCTCATTGTTCAAGTACCATTGATACGCATCCCCTTCAGTAGCGGTCAATTGACCATTGGAAAGCTGATTGACGGCCGGTTCCCACAAGGAGCAATCCACTAAGGTCGATGTCGTGGTATTGGTCACGACCTCCTCGTTCAGGTCGAAGTAGATCTCTGCCGTGTTCAATACTTGCGTCAAATGCGGAAGACCGGGCATCAGCCGGAATCTCATCTTGATGAAGCCTTGGCTGCCTGTGAAATCAGCCGAGGTGTCAGGTAGCTGTATGCCATCGAAACGAACGACCAATTCTCCGGCCGACTCAACGTGGATTTCCGTTGGAAGATGCGAGTAGGCGAGCACCTGAAGGCTTGTCAGATCGAGATGAGGGTGGAGCTGATCGCGCAACATGACATCCTGAGCGGGTGCGTTGCCCGTATTCTGGAAGCGGATAGTGTAGGTCAATTCCTCCGTGCTGAGCGGGATTGCGCCGAATACGCCGTAGCCTGCAGGTTCAACCAGCTTGTCATTGGGGTCGTAGGAGCATGCAACGGTGCCATCGAGGCTGCCTATGAAGCTGTTCGGCGATCCTCCCCCAGCGCCATTGGTCAGCACTGTCGCCGTTTGGGTCCAAACGGTGCCGATGCTCTGTGCAGGTGGCATGGTGATAACGATTTGAATCGGAAGCACCGACAACGGCAACAGGTCGTTGAAGCTCCAGGTGAAAGTCGCTCCGTTCACGGTGGATGCCGCAGGCGCGGATGAGACGTAGGTGAACAGGTTGTTGAGCGCCACGGTAACGGTGCCTGACTCAATCCGTGTCCCTTGATTGTGCAGCGTCACCCACAACGAGTTCTGCGCGGAGCAAGGTGCAGATGCGATCGTGATGTCAACATGGATCAGACTCGTATCAACCAAAGGCACGAATCCGAAGTCGAGGCCGGTCCAATCCGGTGCGCTTGGCGAAGGCTGAACGGTATAGCTCGGAGGAACGGGCAAGGTTGACCAGAACGGAAGGTTCAGGGTTGCCGATACGGTCTGGTCCACATTGTTCGAGTGCAGGGTGTAGGTGCCTGCGGAACTGCCAAGTGCGACATATCCATTGGGCGAAGCCGTGATATTCGATCCAGGCAGCGCGAAATCGCCCGAATCGAATTCGCCGTTCGCATTCATGTCGCCGAAAACGGTGCCGCTCAGCGTGAAGGGGTCCGCACCATAATTCTCGACCCATGCCATCCGGGCTCCGCGACCTTGGATCGCGTCTGAGAATAACAGGATGTCCTCGTCACCATCGTCATCGAAGTCGAAAGCACGGAACTTGCGTTGATATCCGAAAATCGCGGAGCCTTCGATATCCCAACCGGCCTGAATGATGGAAGGGCCCGGAGTGAATGCACCAAGCCCGTCATTCAGCCAGAGATAGCCTGTATTATTTCCGCTTCGCAGTACCGCTACATCAACATCGCCGTCCCGATCGTAATCGAGCGGCAAGGACCAGCACTGACTGCATATGCCACTCGGCACGATGGAAGAGCTGGCGCCGTAGCTTGAGCCACTGATGTGCGGCATCCATTGGGTTGTTCCATCGGATCCACCGCTCCCTCCGAGAAGGTCCTGCGATCCATCGCCGTTGATGTCGCGGAGCTCGATCCAATCCGCGTTGAAGTTATTGGGAAGATTCGCTTTGGGCCCGAAGCTCATCGCCCCGTTGTTCTTGACCCATTTCACAATATCGGATTGATGGACCAGCAAATCTGGATTGCCGTCGTGGTCTATGTCTGCGAATCCAAGACAATGCCATTCCCCGAAGCTGTAATTAAGTGCTGAGATATTGCTCATGAACTGGAACTCGTTGCCTCCGATATTGCGGAAGCGCATGTGGTGCGTGTCCCCGGTAACGATCATATCGACGTCCCCGTCCGCGTCCACATCAGCGCAACGCACTGAGCGAAGGCCTGAGCCGCTGACAAGGAATTGCTCTTGGAAATTGAGTGACCCCGAATTCGTGTTCAGGAACACGCTGTCATTCCGTATAGAAACGACGTCCAGGTCGCCATCATCATCCATGTCGATGTAGTCGCAGGCCCAATCATTGCCTAAACGAGCGGAGAACTTCACGGGCGCGAATTCACCAGGCCCCAGGTTCTTATAGACGCCGACCTGATAGAAGTTGAAGGGTCCGGTCATGATGTCGTCACGCCCATCCAGGTCAAAGTCTGAAATGCTCAGGAAATAAGGTACTGTGTTGACGCCTGCATGCACTGGGGGCATGTGCAGCAATGTGCCATCGCCCGGAATGTCGAAGACCTCGTTGACTAGAACGAGTTCGTCGAGGCCATCACCGTCGATGTCCCCCGCGCTCATCTGGCCACTAATGATTCCGAGTTGGTTGGGGAGCGCCGAGGTGGAAGGTGCAATGGCTGAGTTCCCTTGCATGCGCACGACCAGGAGATTGTTGGGTAGAGAGGTGAGGAGGTCCTTTTGACCATCTCCATCCACGTCGGCCATGGTTATCGAAGAGAGGAATGCCTCGGTGCCCGTTGAAAGCAACAGGGATTGTGAAGCCCCGATGGTGCAGTCCGGTTGCCCTGGCCTATAGCCCCATTGATACGGAGACACTCCTGTGGTGCTATGGACCAGGTCCATTCTCCCGTCACTGTTCACATCTGCGACATGGAAGTCGCTGCCTTGACTGATGGCATTCGTCTGTGTTTGGGCGAAGGTGCCATTGCCTAGATTCCTGAAAACCCCGTGCTGAGATTGACCGGGTGGTTGAAAAACGAGGTCGTCAAGCCCATCGCCATCGACATCAAGATGGTAGAGGTCACTGTTCCCTCCAATGAGTTGCGCAATCGCAGTCGGATCCGAATAGTTGCCCGCGCCGTCATTCTCGCTAATGAACAACTGACTGCCTGATTTCGAAACAGCATCCTGATCGCCGTCGCCATTCACATCGAAGAGAATCAAGGAAGGGATATCAACTCCGGCCGCGAACTGGAATCCCCCCATGTTGCGTTCCCAAATAGGAGGTCCACCGTCGGGATTGCGGCGAATCAAATCCGGAAGTCCGTCATTATTCACGTCCAGTACGAATAATTCACTTGCGAGAAGTGGCATCCAGCATTCTATGACTGTCGCAGTTGCGAACGTGCCAGCATTATCTGTGTTTTCGAATATGGTGATGGGCTGCGCGCCGGTGAGCAGATCCAAGTCCCCATCGCCATCAAAGTCCGCTAATTCATGGACATAGTTGAACCCCCACCATGGTGATTGGCTGATGACCCGCGGTGGACCGAACTGGGCCGTCAGTGGAAGAGCTAGAAAGAGAATGGTGCTCGAGAAAATCACCCTTTGAGTCACGCGGCCTATCGGGTTGAGGGTTGCGACCATCGATGAAACGTTCTTCGGCATGGCGCAAGCTGCTTGGTGTGATGAAAGCGGAGTCTGTCGTTCCGTTGACATCAATCCCCTCGGTTGGCTGAGATGGATGTTCGGTGCGGAGATTCTGTCAATTGACTAACAAAGGTGTGTTGCGCAGAAGGATTTAACAACATGGCCTTTGAAGGTTTGTAGCAGATGTGCATACGGGCCATTCTGCCGGTCTTTCTCCAAGTCTGGATTGGAGATCTGATGTACTCGAGCGGTCCTACACGGTGGCGATTCCGTAGAGCTTGCAAAGGGTGGTGAGGTGCCCCGTGTGAAGCGATTCGTGCCGGGCCGCATGGATGATCGCGTCGCGCACCGTCGTCCCGATCAGCGGCAGGCCCGTGCGATTGGGTGCATCCAGTTGCTCAGGCGTGAGCGTGGGCAGGTAGTCCATGGCTTTCTCATGCACCTCCTTGAAAGTGGCCCACACCTCCTCATATGGCGGGCACTGCTCTGGCGGCAGACCCTTGCCGCCGACGCTGAAGTGCTTGGCCCAGCTGAATTTCTTGAACGGGCCACCCGTGCTGTAGAGCAGCAGGCCATTCTGCGTGGTGGCCATGTGGGCCACGATCCAGAACAGGCTATTCAGCGGCTTGCCTTCACAAACGAAGACGCGATGAGGGTCCTGGCCTTTGAGCTGGCTCAGGTAGAATCGGGAGTATTCCCGGGAGCGTTCGACGATGCGAGCGAGGAATTGGGCTTCGGTGTGCTGACTCATGGATGCTGGTGGTGCATTGTTGCCAAGCCGATTCAATGTGCGGTTCGCACGCGCATTTCCGGGCCGTATTCCGGGATCATGCCCTTCAGTGCGATCACGGCTTCCGTGCCGCTCAATCGGAGCAACGCTTCCGTTCGGCGCAGCACGTCTTCGGTATCTACCGGCGACACCTGCCCGATGAGGATGCGCGGGTGGTGCGTGGGCAGGGTGTTCTCGCTGGTGGCGAGCAGCTCTTCGTAGAGCTTCTCTCCGGGGCGCAGGCCGGTGTAGGTGATGGCGATCTCGCTGCCGGGCTCCTTCCCGCTGAGGCGGATCATCTTGTCCGCCAGGTCAGCGATGCGCACGGGTTGGCCCATGTCGAACACGTAGATCTCGCCGCCTTGTCCCATCGCTGCGGCCTCCATCACCAACCGGCACGCTTCGGGGATGGTCATGAAGAATCGCGTGACGTCCGGATGCGTCAC
The DNA window shown above is from Flavobacteriales bacterium and carries:
- a CDS encoding TonB-dependent receptor, giving the protein MTTKSPWNFPGLSVSAKGGERGLLEGAVRWAQVFKDKDGKQRFAYKLNVFGMRAEDWYAQDYSATSNSPAQPGNPGRFDAVNIYGDENVTVNNDFSNNAFDRRTYPGLGLFLRPGYREEDLVDYGTHNLKAGAALHYKITDSVEVIAAANYSTGSTVYQGENRYRLDGVRFWQQRLEVRKEGKWFLRGYYTGEDAGRTYDIFTTGVRLQEAAGETREWNIKYFTLWETWIKPRINNERPDFITVQEAPGAGITSQAAYDSYIQQFVADNSGLFTGYHNEVADSIAVIDNNELNPSYAAGTQRFNEKLDEIRGKRFTEGGSLFYDRSQLAHAMGEYRFKPKFGEIAVGGSFRQYMPNSAGTIFRDTGDVVIRNNEFGLYAGLEKKLMKDKLKATATLRMDKNQNFNALLSPALSFVYVPRQDRTFRVSFSSAVRNPTLADQYLYYNVGRAILLGNVEGQFEDGRDSLITVESFNEYRSSPTLLEGLSKLDYFNVDRLRPEQVRTIEAGYRGTHAEKFYVDASAYSSWYTDFIGYLIGLSARFDQTNGFPVGGLQAYRLAANASTTVRTQGLNLGVSYFRKRMTYGANYSYNELITGDDDPIIPAFNTPRSKFNVSFTGHDMKVPFSGKPNLGFGINWKYVEGFTFTGSPQFTGPIPSYDMIDAQVNVKFPVQHLTVKVGGSNLFGFIPMFEDSEPNRPRWERVFDNQVRMVYGGPFVGRLAYVQVIYELDRR
- a CDS encoding DUF2214 family protein, translating into MLLPFLHLLALAIGIAAVYARGRALRRTTTAADLPDVFHADNWYGLAALIWIGTGLWRAFGGAEKGSDYYLESHWFIGKMGLFLLVLALELLPMITLIRWRAAFKRNSAIPLEKAPLLARLTFAQLPLLLLMVLMAAAMARGI
- a CDS encoding VCBS repeat-containing protein, which codes for MPKNVSSMVATLNPIGRVTQRVIFSSTILFLALPLTAQFGPPRVISQSPWWGFNYVHELADFDGDGDLDLLTGAQPITIFENTDNAGTFATATVIECWMPLLASELFVLDVNNDGLPDLIRRNPDGGPPIWERNMGGFQFAAGVDIPSLILFDVNGDGDQDAVSKSGSQLFISENDGAGNYSDPTAIAQLIGGNSDLYHLDVDGDGLDDLVFQPPGQSQHGVFRNLGNGTFAQTQTNAISQGSDFHVADVNSDGRMDLVHSTTGVSPYQWGYRPGQPDCTIGASQSLLLSTGTEAFLSSITMADVDGDGQKDLLTSLPNNLLVVRMQGNSAIAPSTSALPNQLGIISGQMSAGDIDGDGLDELVLVNEVFDIPGDGTLLHMPPVHAGVNTVPYFLSISDFDLDGRDDIMTGPFNFYQVGVYKNLGPGEFAPVKFSARLGNDWACDYIDMDDDGDLDVVSIRNDSVFLNTNSGSLNFQEQFLVSGSGLRSVRCADVDADGDVDMIVTGDTHHMRFRNIGGNEFQFMSNISALNYSFGEWHCLGFADIDHDGNPDLLVHQSDIVKWVKNNGAMSFGPKANLPNNFNADWIELRDINGDGSQDLLGGSGGSDGTTQWMPHISGSSYGASSSIVPSGICSQCWSLPLDYDRDGDVDVAVLRSGNNTGYLWLNDGLGAFTPGPSIIQAGWDIEGSAIFGYQRKFRAFDFDDDGDEDILLFSDAIQGRGARMAWVENYGADPFTLSGTVFGDMNANGEFDSGDFALPGSNITASPNGYVALGSSAGTYTLHSNNVDQTVSATLNLPFWSTLPVPPSYTVQPSPSAPDWTGLDFGFVPLVDTSLIHVDITIASAPCSAQNSLWVTLHNQGTRIESGTVTVALNNLFTYVSSAPAASTVNGATFTWSFNDLLPLSVLPIQIVITMPPAQSIGTVWTQTATVLTNGAGGGSPNSFIGSLDGTVACSYDPNDKLVEPAGYGVFGAIPLSTEELTYTIRFQNTGNAPAQDVMLRDQLHPHLDLTSLQVLAYSHLPTEIHVESAGELVVRFDGIQLPDTSADFTGSQGFIKMRFRLMPGLPHLTQVLNTAEIYFDLNEEVVTNTTTSTLVDCSLWEPAVNQLSNGQLTATEGDAYQWYLNNEPLFGETSQTIQPFGPGAYAVEVTSIFGCLAITAPIAITSVGSAFMPAGGLKLFPESGEHHCHRDSGSTSRAWCQSGPDGYPRTRFDHCPDAFAHGEHTL
- a CDS encoding DinB family protein; its protein translation is MSQHTEAQFLARIVERSREYSRFYLSQLKGQDPHRVFVCEGKPLNSLFWIVAHMATTQNGLLLYSTGGPFKKFSWAKHFSVGGKGLPPEQCPPYEEVWATFKEVHEKAMDYLPTLTPEQLDAPNRTGLPLIGTTVRDAIIHAARHESLHTGHLTTLCKLYGIATV